Genomic segment of Erythrobacter sp. BLCC-B19:
ACCCAAAAGCGCGCCCGCCTTGCGCGTGCCCGCTTTGTTCCCCATAGAAGCGCGATGGCCGAACTCGTGATCCGCCGCGGACTGGACGAGCCCGAAACGGGCGCCGATTTCGTCCCCCACCGCCCCGCCCGCCCCGACAAGTCGATGGGCGGCATCCCGTTCAAGCTGATGTCGGACTATGAACCGGCAGGCGACCAGCCGACCGCGATTGCCGAATTGTGCGAGAGCGCGCTGGCGGGCGAGAAGACTCAGGTGCTGCTGGGCGTCACCGGCTCGGGCAAGACCTTCACCATGGCCAAGGTGATCGAGACCTTGCAGCGCCCCGCGCTGATCCTTGCGCCCAACAAGATCCTCGCTGCGCAGTTGTATGGGGAGTTCAAGAGCTTCTTCCCCGAGAACGCGGTCGAGTATTTCGTCAGCTACTACGACTACTACCAGCCCGAAGCCTACGTGCCCCGCTCGGATACCTATATCGAGAAGGAATCGAGCGTGAACGAGGCGATCGACCGGATGCGCCACTCGGCCACCCGGGCGCTGCTCGAACGCGACGACGTGATTATCGTCGCCTCCGTGTCGTGCCTCTACGGGATCGGCTCGGTCGAGACCTATTCGGCGATGATCTTCGACATCAAGGTGGGGGAAAGCGTCGACCAGCGCGAGCTGATCCGCAAGCTGGTGGCGCTGCAATACAAGCGCAACGATGCCGCCTTCACGCGGGGGTGTTTCCGGGTGCGCGGCGACAGCCTCGAGATTTTCCCCTCGCACTACGAGGACATGGCCTGGCGTGTCAGTTTCTTCGGCGACGAGATCGAGGCGATCAGCGAATTCGATCCACTGACCGGCACCAAGGGCGCTGCGCTGGAGAAGGTGCGCGTCTATGCCAATTCGCACTATGTGACGCCCGGCCCGACGATGAAGCAGGCGGCCGCCGCGATCAAATTCGAGCTGGAGGAACGGCTCAAGGAACTGGAAGCCGAGGGCAAGCTGCTCGAACGCCAGCGGCTGGAACAGCGCACCAATTTCGATCTGGAAATGATCGCGGCCACCGGTTCTTGCGCGGGGATCGAGAACTACAGCCGCTTCCTCACCGGCCGCCTGCCGGGCGAACCCCCGCCGACCCTGTTCGAATACCTCCCCGAAAACGCGCTCCTGTTCGTCGATGAAAGCCACCAGACCGTGCCGCAGATCGGCGCGATGGCGCGCGGGGACCATCGGCGCAAGCTGACGCTCGCCGAGTACGGCTTCCGCCTGCCAAGCTGCATCGACAACCGGCCCTTGAGGTTCAACGAATGGGACGCGATGCGCCCGCAGACCTTCGCGGTCTCGGCCACCCCCGGCGGCTGGGAGATGGAGCAGACCGGCGGGGTCTTCGCCGAACAGGTGATCCGCCCCACGGGCCTGATCGACCCGCCCGTCACCATCCGCCCGGTCGAGGATCAGGTGCAGGACTGCATCGCCGAGTGCAAGGCGACCGCTGCCTTGGGCTACCGCACGCTGGTGACGACGCTCACCAAGCGCATGGCCGAAGACCTCACCGAATTCATGCACGAGGCGGGCGTGCGCGTGCGCTATATGCACTCCGACGTCGAGACATTGGAGCGCATCGAACTGATCCGCGATTTGCGCCTCGGGGTCTATGACGTGCTGGTCGGCATCAACCTGCTGCGCGAGGGCCTCGACATCCCCGAATGCGGCCTCGTGTGCATCCTCGACGCCGACAAGGAAGGCTTCCTGCGCTCCGAAACCTCGCTGATCCAGACCATCGGCCGCGCCGCGCGCAACGTCGATGGCCGCGTGATCCTCTACGCCGACCGCATCACCGGATCGATGGAGCGCGCCCTCGCCGAAACCGACCGCCGCCGCGCCAAGCAGCAGGCCTATAACGAAGAGCACGGGATCACGCCCCAGACGATCAAGCGCAACATCCACGACATCGTCGCCCACACGGCGGCGCAGGATAGCGTGTTGGTCGACACGGGCGATGACGAGCGCAACAACCTCGTCGGGCACAACCTCAGAAGCTACATCGAAGACCTTGAAAAGCGGATGCGCGACGCGGCGGCGAATCTGGAGTTCGAGGAAGCCGGTCGCCTGCGCGACGAAATCCGGCGGTTGGAAGCGGACGAACTCGGATTGCCGGACGACCAGAAACGCGCGCCGATCGTGGGGCGGAGCAACGAAGGCAAGCCGGGGACGAGGAAGACCCGCTATGGCAAGACGCGGTACAAGAAGATGGGTGGGAAGCCTTAGTCCCGCCCCTTGAACCCGCCCCGCAACCCTGCCACTCCCCTACCCCCATGAGCCCCCGATTCATCGCGCTGCTGGCCGCTGCCAGCGCCCTCGCCCTCACCGCACCCACCACCGCGCAGGATGCGCCCAAGGAGGCGGCGGCCAAGACCGCGCCCTCGCCCGAAGCGCAGACCCGCAGCCGCGATCTTGTCGGCACCTTCGGGGGGCAGCGCATTGCCTTCAAGGCGACCATTGCCGACACCATCCTCACCGATGATGCAGGCAAGGCCGAGGCGGTGATCGTCACCACCTCCTATGTGAAGACCCCCGCCGATCCGACCCGCCCGGTGTTCTTCATCTATAATGGCGGGCCGGGTTCGGGCTCGGTGTGGTTGCAGATGGGGGCTTTCGGGCCCAAGCGCGTGGCGATCCCCTCGGACGCGAAAGATGACGGCGCGCCGCCCTATCCGCTGCTCGACAACCCCGACAGCCTGCTCGATGTCGCCGATCTGGTGTTCATCGAC
This window contains:
- the uvrB gene encoding excinuclease ABC subunit UvrB → MAELVIRRGLDEPETGADFVPHRPARPDKSMGGIPFKLMSDYEPAGDQPTAIAELCESALAGEKTQVLLGVTGSGKTFTMAKVIETLQRPALILAPNKILAAQLYGEFKSFFPENAVEYFVSYYDYYQPEAYVPRSDTYIEKESSVNEAIDRMRHSATRALLERDDVIIVASVSCLYGIGSVETYSAMIFDIKVGESVDQRELIRKLVALQYKRNDAAFTRGCFRVRGDSLEIFPSHYEDMAWRVSFFGDEIEAISEFDPLTGTKGAALEKVRVYANSHYVTPGPTMKQAAAAIKFELEERLKELEAEGKLLERQRLEQRTNFDLEMIAATGSCAGIENYSRFLTGRLPGEPPPTLFEYLPENALLFVDESHQTVPQIGAMARGDHRRKLTLAEYGFRLPSCIDNRPLRFNEWDAMRPQTFAVSATPGGWEMEQTGGVFAEQVIRPTGLIDPPVTIRPVEDQVQDCIAECKATAALGYRTLVTTLTKRMAEDLTEFMHEAGVRVRYMHSDVETLERIELIRDLRLGVYDVLVGINLLREGLDIPECGLVCILDADKEGFLRSETSLIQTIGRAARNVDGRVILYADRITGSMERALAETDRRRAKQQAYNEEHGITPQTIKRNIHDIVAHTAAQDSVLVDTGDDERNNLVGHNLRSYIEDLEKRMRDAAANLEFEEAGRLRDEIRRLEADELGLPDDQKRAPIVGRSNEGKPGTRKTRYGKTRYKKMGGKP